One window of Microcoleus vaginatus PCC 9802 genomic DNA carries:
- a CDS encoding pentapeptide repeat-containing protein gives MPAILPDMRSLESHNKYPDCLWMQLEAIPVPSVASQAQQLDIHLSLNFNEHWEPLLGGRVKFGLQGGTLKLYLENCEIPVASRQLVGSFKLLPIEESLPIQSSAEILVTESQRGVQGGENAEKIKETESIFCHVSTRSDDTTPAWIFAVEQGKSVLKGLLKSAKLGEVAGKEFRMGAAFEVAKEDINLTDAEGLWPHDITPNQHSVLERILTIYLQEHKLQPALSWAVLSYNLPPVEPGEVEIVPEAESELQEMVDRIISAETNNFVELAKIANLNPALDFAGSTLRGTTLSALDFSSANLDRVNFRGATLNDVDFSDANLQKAKFGGADLSGAFLGNADLSGADLHKASLALANLSGANLSGANLLEVNLTNTNFSGANVESARFGNNSGMDEEMQVNLQQRGAIFEEV, from the coding sequence GTGCCAGCAATTCTACCCGATATGCGATCGCTAGAGTCTCACAACAAATACCCAGATTGCTTGTGGATGCAATTAGAAGCAATTCCAGTTCCATCGGTTGCAAGCCAAGCCCAGCAGCTCGACATTCACTTGAGCCTGAATTTTAACGAGCATTGGGAACCCCTGCTAGGTGGTCGCGTCAAATTTGGTCTGCAAGGCGGGACGCTCAAGCTATATCTAGAAAACTGCGAAATTCCGGTAGCATCGCGTCAGTTAGTCGGTTCTTTCAAGCTTTTGCCAATTGAAGAAAGCCTGCCGATTCAAAGCAGTGCAGAAATTTTAGTAACCGAAAGTCAGCGGGGAGTTCAGGGCGGCGAGAATGCGGAAAAAATCAAGGAAACAGAGAGCATATTTTGTCACGTTTCCACAAGAAGCGATGATACAACGCCAGCTTGGATTTTTGCAGTAGAACAGGGCAAATCAGTATTAAAAGGTTTGCTAAAAAGTGCTAAGCTGGGAGAAGTGGCTGGCAAAGAATTTAGGATGGGAGCGGCTTTTGAAGTTGCTAAAGAAGATATTAATCTCACAGATGCGGAGGGTTTGTGGCCGCACGATATCACGCCAAATCAACATTCGGTTTTAGAAAGAATCCTGACTATATACCTGCAAGAACATAAACTCCAGCCTGCTCTCAGTTGGGCGGTATTGTCCTACAATTTGCCTCCGGTTGAACCCGGCGAAGTGGAGATTGTCCCGGAAGCGGAATCGGAATTGCAGGAAATGGTCGATCGCATTATTTCCGCTGAAACCAACAACTTTGTGGAGTTGGCAAAAATCGCCAATCTCAATCCCGCACTAGATTTCGCGGGTAGCACCTTGCGCGGAACGACTTTAAGTGCACTGGATTTTAGCAGCGCAAATCTCGATCGGGTAAATTTCCGGGGTGCAACCTTAAACGATGTCGATTTCAGCGACGCCAACCTGCAAAAGGCCAAATTCGGCGGTGCAGATTTGAGCGGCGCTTTCTTAGGAAATGCCGATCTAAGCGGTGCAGATTTGCACAAAGCAAGTCTAGCTTTAGCTAACCTCAGCGGTGCCAATTTGAGTGGCGCAAATCTGCTGGAAGTGAATTTAACAAATACTAATTTCAGCGGTGCGAATGTCGAGTCAGCGAGGTTTGGGAACAATTCAGGAATGGATGAGGAGATGCAGGTGAATCTACAGCAGCGAGGCGCGATTTTTGAAGAGGTTTAG
- a CDS encoding Uma2 family endonuclease, with protein MTAVTAKRFSIAEYHRLGELGFFAPDERVELIRGEIIIMAAKGRLHSFCNSLLVQELIILLARRALVRAQEPITLTDDSEPEPDVVIARNRSDNYLSSHPQPADILLVIEVSDSTLKYDRRTKLSLYAETGISNYWIFNLVARHLEMHSEPYQKQNGSYSYQLQRVVLPNQTVVIPGFPELSLDLSSVFPV; from the coding sequence ATGACTGCCGTAACTGCAAAACGATTCTCGATCGCAGAATATCACCGTTTGGGAGAACTGGGATTTTTCGCCCCCGATGAGCGAGTTGAATTGATTCGCGGAGAAATTATCATTATGGCTGCTAAAGGTAGGCTGCACTCTTTTTGTAACAGTCTTTTAGTTCAGGAGTTAATCATTTTACTGGCAAGACGCGCTCTTGTGCGCGCACAAGAGCCGATTACTTTGACGGATGATAGCGAACCAGAGCCCGATGTTGTGATTGCCCGCAATCGTTCTGACAATTATTTATCTTCTCACCCGCAGCCTGCTGATATTTTGTTGGTAATTGAGGTTTCCGATTCTACTTTGAAGTACGATCGCAGAACGAAGTTGTCTCTCTATGCTGAAACTGGGATTTCTAATTATTGGATATTTAATTTGGTCGCTCGTCATCTGGAAATGCACAGCGAACCTTATCAGAAACAAAACGGGAGTTATAGTTATCAATTGCAACGAGTTGTTTTGCCAAATCAGACCGTGGTAATTCCGGGTTTTCCAGAGTTATCTCTGGATTTGTCTTCGGTATTTCCCGTCTAG
- a CDS encoding tetratricopeptide repeat protein — protein sequence MSEQASELIKQGISQYQARQFEAALGSWQEALALYRSMDDKRRSGAALGNMGVAYEALGNYAQAIECYQQHLVLAREIGDRRGEANALGNLGNACCALEDFSGAIDYQQQRLAIARDTGDGRSELETLGNLALAYDAKGDLPGAIECYHQQLSIARASKDDRIERNALKNLKLAYKYLADYEKANQYRQQQLAIVRQLFLTDKNKSFVQLVETVGLNPVEDFAGANLSGFDLHYADFNGADLRETNLRGADLTLADLSGALLSAAILIDANLCNANLRDAELSSANLSGADLRTKLPRANLSGANLTNANLSSAYLPNAILVNANLTNTDFKNADLSGVNLSGANLNGADLSRADLTNTVVDNAKFFCCLGISDALKVELRARGGIFE from the coding sequence ATGAGCGAACAAGCTAGCGAGCTAATCAAGCAGGGGATTTCGCAATATCAGGCGCGTCAATTTGAGGCGGCGCTGGGTTCTTGGCAGGAAGCGCTGGCGCTGTATCGCTCAATGGACGATAAGCGGCGATCGGGTGCGGCGCTGGGTAATATGGGCGTAGCTTACGAAGCGCTGGGAAATTATGCTCAGGCGATCGAGTGCTACCAGCAGCATTTGGTGTTAGCGCGGGAAATTGGCGATCGCCGGGGCGAGGCTAATGCTTTGGGAAATCTGGGCAATGCTTGTTGTGCTCTGGAGGATTTTTCTGGTGCTATTGATTACCAGCAACAGCGTTTGGCGATCGCGCGGGACACTGGCGACGGGCGCTCTGAGTTGGAAACTTTGGGCAATTTGGCACTAGCTTACGATGCTAAGGGAGATTTGCCTGGTGCGATCGAATGCTATCACCAGCAGTTGTCGATCGCGCGCGCTAGCAAGGATGATCGCATTGAGCGCAATGCTCTCAAGAATTTGAAGCTTGCTTACAAGTATTTAGCAGATTATGAGAAGGCTAACCAGTACCGACAGCAGCAATTGGCGATCGTCCGGCAACTATTTTTAACTGATAAAAATAAGAGTTTTGTACAACTTGTAGAAACAGTTGGTTTGAATCCGGTTGAGGATTTTGCCGGGGCTAATTTAAGCGGTTTTGACTTGCACTACGCTGATTTTAACGGTGCGGATTTGCGCGAAACCAACCTCCGAGGCGCAGATTTGACGTTGGCCGATCTCAGCGGTGCTTTGCTGAGCGCTGCTATTTTAATTGATGCTAATTTGTGCAATGCTAATTTGCGGGATGCTGAACTCAGCAGCGCGAATTTAAGCGGTGCAGATTTGCGGACAAAGCTGCCCCGGGCTAATTTGAGCGGTGCAAATTTAACCAACGCCAATTTGAGTAGTGCTTATTTACCGAATGCTATTTTGGTAAATGCCAATTTGACAAATACTGATTTTAAAAATGCTGATTTAAGTGGTGTTAATTTGAGTGGCGCGAATTTAAATGGTGCTGATTTGAGCCGCGCTGATTTGACAAATACGGTGGTTGACAATGCAAAGTTTTTTTGTTGTTTGGGAATTTCGGATGCCCTGAAGGTTGAATTGAGGGCACGGGGCGGAATTTTTGAGTAG